From a single Salinirussus salinus genomic region:
- a CDS encoding type II toxin-antitoxin system VapC family toxin, with translation MKLVDTSVVVDIDRGEAGRRVETLDDEGRHAISTVTLTELRLGVNRQYDHGSERYREATEDLERLLSRFELVDVDRAVATTAADIIADLQERGLPLDNLHDIYIAATARTRQLAVLTANTDHFERIGDVNVVDWTAY, from the coding sequence ATGAAACTCGTTGACACCTCGGTCGTCGTCGACATCGACCGGGGGGAGGCCGGTCGACGGGTCGAAACGCTCGACGACGAGGGGAGACACGCTATCAGTACGGTCACACTCACAGAGCTCCGTCTCGGAGTGAACAGGCAGTACGACCACGGCAGTGAGAGATATCGGGAGGCGACCGAGGACCTCGAGCGACTTCTCTCGCGGTTCGAACTCGTCGACGTGGACAGAGCGGTCGCGACGACGGCGGCAGACATCATTGCTGACCTTCAGGAACGGGGTCTGCCGCTCGACAACCTCCACGATATCTACATTGCGGCGACGGCACGAACCCGGCAGTTGGCCGTACTGACCGCGAATACGGACCACTTCGAGCGGATCGGAGATGTGAACGTTGTCGACTGGACGGCGTACTGA
- a CDS encoding 30S ribosomal protein S15 translates to MARMHSRRRGSSGSDRPAADDPPEWSDVDADAVEERVVELAEQGHSPSEIGLKLRDEGVDGTPVPDVKLATDKKLTEILEEHDADPEYPEDLRNLMERAVRLREHMDENPTDHQNKRALQNTESKIRRLVDYYRGDEVDEEFTYSYDTAKDIL, encoded by the coding sequence ATGGCACGAATGCACTCACGACGCCGCGGTTCCTCCGGGTCCGACCGGCCCGCGGCAGACGACCCGCCGGAGTGGAGCGACGTCGACGCCGACGCAGTCGAGGAGCGCGTCGTCGAACTGGCCGAGCAGGGACACAGCCCCTCGGAGATCGGGCTGAAACTCCGCGACGAAGGGGTCGACGGCACGCCCGTCCCCGACGTCAAGCTCGCGACCGACAAGAAACTCACCGAGATCCTCGAGGAGCACGACGCCGACCCCGAGTACCCCGAGGACCTGCGCAATCTGATGGAGCGGGCCGTCCGCCTGCGCGAGCACATGGACGAGAACCCGACCGACCACCAGAACAAGCGCGCGCTCCAGAACACCGAGTCGAAGATCCGCCGCCTGGTCGACTACTACCGCGGCGACGAGGTCGACGAGGAGTTCACCTACAGCTACGACACCGCCAAGGACATCCTGTAA
- a CDS encoding DUF7287 family protein — protein MRGQTTLDFAVGAVIFVGVVGFVFLFVSSAVTPFTGNPQDDTVTTNRVADELSADLLGSPADPYVLDTFCTRAFFDSLNGGSVPADCAYENDSLNDRVGVPDRKSLNVTVVGNVTGPPTDTDTPGTLCWDEDDRRLVALSDCDTGTGDVALAAGPDPTGEDSTITARRAVSLAGRDAILVVEVW, from the coding sequence ATGAGAGGACAGACCACCCTCGACTTCGCCGTCGGTGCCGTCATCTTCGTCGGCGTCGTCGGGTTCGTCTTCCTCTTTGTCTCCAGTGCGGTCACCCCCTTCACGGGGAACCCGCAGGACGACACCGTCACGACGAACCGGGTGGCCGACGAACTCTCGGCTGACCTGCTGGGTTCGCCGGCCGACCCCTACGTGCTGGACACCTTCTGCACGCGGGCCTTCTTCGACTCGCTGAACGGCGGCTCCGTCCCCGCCGACTGCGCTTACGAGAACGACTCGCTGAACGACCGGGTCGGCGTCCCGGACAGGAAGAGTCTCAACGTCACCGTCGTTGGCAACGTCACCGGCCCGCCCACCGACACGGACACGCCGGGGACGCTGTGCTGGGACGAGGACGACCGCCGGCTGGTCGCGCTGTCGGACTGTGACACCGGGACCGGCGACGTCGCCCTCGCCGCCGGCCCCGACCCGACGGGCGAGGACTCGACCATCACCGCCCGGCGGGCGGTCTCGCTGGCCGGCCGGGACGCCATCCTGGTCGTAGAGGTGTGGTAG
- a CDS encoding KEOPS complex subunit Pcc1, with protein sequence MRRVELRTEHGSEAAATAIARAVRPDNTDRIHTAVEDGTVVTTVERERTGGLRATVDDYVVNLRTAAQLTETTDTTETADTNPHDT encoded by the coding sequence ATGAGACGGGTCGAACTCCGCACCGAGCACGGCAGCGAGGCCGCGGCCACCGCCATCGCGCGAGCGGTCCGGCCGGACAACACCGACCGGATCCACACTGCCGTCGAGGACGGGACGGTCGTGACGACGGTCGAACGGGAGCGTACGGGCGGCCTGCGGGCCACCGTCGACGACTACGTGGTGAACCTCCGGACGGCAGCACAGCTCACCGAGACAACAGACACGACCGAGACAGCGGACACGAACCCACACGACACATGA
- a CDS encoding NAD-dependent epimerase/dehydratase family protein has product MAIIVTGGDGYIGWPTALRIAGRTDQRVLIVDNGARREWVAEVGATSATPVANLEERLAAAREVHGLSNLSAVEGDLADRAFVDELLEVHDPTAVVHAAAQPSAPYSQINGERANYTQHNNMQATRNLVFGLHEHDLTDTHFIETTTTGVYGAPEFPIPEGGATMEHRGERDEIPFPAMGGSWYHQSKSHDAANLRLAAGQFDLPISDVRTAITYGTETEETRADDRLKTRFDFDYYFGTVAHRFCAQAVAGYPVTVYGKGEQRKPFIGLEDAVEGLARLALADPAERPEDLTVYNQVTRAISIVEVAETIAEVGADHGLDVAVEHFENPRDEDETHKMEIENDRYLDVVGGQAQTFEEGVEDIFGTLTRYADTIAAHEDRFLPGVLEDTE; this is encoded by the coding sequence ATGGCTATCATCGTCACTGGCGGCGACGGCTACATCGGGTGGCCGACCGCCCTGCGTATCGCCGGTCGAACCGACCAGCGCGTCCTCATCGTCGATAACGGCGCCCGCCGCGAGTGGGTCGCCGAGGTCGGCGCCACGAGCGCCACCCCCGTCGCGAACCTGGAGGAGCGGCTGGCCGCGGCCCGCGAGGTCCACGGGCTCTCGAACCTCTCGGCGGTCGAGGGGGACCTGGCCGACCGCGCGTTCGTCGACGAACTGCTCGAGGTCCACGACCCGACGGCGGTCGTCCACGCCGCCGCCCAGCCCTCCGCGCCTTACTCCCAGATCAACGGCGAGCGGGCCAACTACACCCAGCACAACAACATGCAGGCCACCCGAAACCTCGTCTTCGGCCTGCACGAGCACGACCTGACGGACACCCACTTCATCGAGACCACCACCACGGGCGTCTACGGCGCCCCCGAGTTCCCGATCCCCGAGGGCGGCGCGACGATGGAGCACCGGGGCGAGCGCGACGAGATCCCCTTCCCGGCGATGGGGGGGTCGTGGTACCACCAGTCGAAGAGCCACGACGCCGCCAACCTCCGGCTCGCCGCGGGGCAGTTCGACCTGCCCATCTCGGACGTCCGGACCGCCATCACCTACGGCACCGAGACCGAGGAGACCCGCGCGGACGACCGCCTGAAGACCCGCTTTGACTTCGACTACTACTTCGGGACGGTCGCCCACCGCTTCTGTGCCCAGGCCGTCGCCGGCTACCCCGTGACAGTGTACGGCAAGGGCGAGCAGCGCAAGCCCTTCATCGGCCTCGAAGACGCCGTCGAGGGGCTGGCGCGGCTCGCCCTCGCCGACCCGGCGGAGCGGCCCGAGGACCTGACGGTCTACAACCAGGTCACCCGCGCCATCAGCATCGTCGAGGTAGCCGAGACCATCGCCGAGGTCGGTGCCGACCACGGCCTGGACGTGGCGGTCGAGCACTTCGAGAACCCCCGCGACGAGGACGAGACCCACAAGATGGAGATCGAAAACGACCGCTATCTCGACGTGGTCGGCGGCCAGGCCCAGACCTTCGAGGAGGGCGTCGAGGACATCTTCGGGACGCTCACCCGGTACGCCGACACCATCGCGGCCCACGAGGACCGGTTCCTGCCGGGCGTGCTGGAGGACACGGAGTAG
- a CDS encoding DUF7261 family protein, which yields MAGLSPPGSPGTGSETSPDRDRAQIILVTAFALAVAFVALSVVINGAIFTQNLATRGDTAGGGDALQQRQQAEQMVGDLLEHANANYSDDRSKIETEFSAAVRDLSNASAYQQSVAGRAVDYAYVGETDGKRVFQDTAGDFTNTSGTGNWTVAESVDNARQFDIYVSDTDELDDPDDDPFTVNLTDTSSDDTWRLALAEESSTLNLTVTYTDGPDSFSTTCTAPEPSSEDLKINVTAGLFAGEPCDALVFARNVSGGTDGFETYDIQFDNSGDIRGTYSLTVDTTSDIGDAPTQENVLYSATVEYTYRTANLVYETDIRVAPGEPDD from the coding sequence GTGGCGGGTCTGAGCCCTCCCGGCAGTCCCGGGACCGGCAGCGAGACCAGCCCTGACAGGGACCGCGCCCAGATCATCCTGGTGACTGCCTTCGCGCTCGCGGTCGCGTTCGTCGCCCTCTCGGTGGTCATCAACGGGGCCATCTTCACCCAGAATCTCGCCACCCGCGGCGACACCGCCGGGGGTGGCGACGCCTTGCAGCAGCGCCAGCAGGCCGAGCAGATGGTCGGGGACCTGCTGGAACACGCGAATGCGAACTACAGCGACGACAGGAGTAAGATAGAAACTGAATTCAGCGCCGCGGTGCGGGACCTCAGCAACGCGTCCGCCTACCAGCAGTCGGTGGCCGGTCGTGCTGTCGACTATGCGTACGTGGGGGAGACCGACGGGAAGCGGGTGTTTCAAGATACTGCTGGAGACTTCACGAACACCAGCGGTACGGGTAATTGGACTGTTGCCGAGAGCGTGGATAACGCACGACAGTTCGACATCTATGTCAGCGATACCGACGAGCTAGACGACCCCGACGACGATCCGTTCACGGTTAACCTCACGGACACGTCGTCGGACGACACGTGGCGACTCGCACTCGCTGAGGAGAGCAGTACGCTCAACCTCACAGTCACGTACACCGACGGCCCCGACAGCTTCTCAACGACCTGTACGGCACCCGAACCATCCTCTGAAGACCTCAAAATCAATGTTACTGCCGGGCTCTTCGCGGGGGAACCCTGCGATGCGCTCGTGTTCGCGCGGAACGTCAGCGGTGGAACCGACGGATTCGAAACGTACGACATTCAGTTTGACAATAGCGGCGACATCAGGGGAACCTACTCCCTCACCGTCGACACAACCTCGGACATCGGGGATGCCCCCACTCAAGAAAACGTCCTCTACTCGGCGACCGTCGAGTACACCTACCGGACGGCAAATCTCGTCTACGAGACCGATATCCGGGTCGCGCCGGGTGAGCCCGATGATTGA
- a CDS encoding DUF7289 family protein, protein MTRNRSLAADDRSVSEVVGYVLVISLVITTVGVVSVSGVSVLQDAREAEQIENAKRAFDLLADNMGDIYREGAPSRSTEIQLGSAQLVAQETTRFNVSWYNGSDRERASPLYTNSVIYRGGGDRRLVYDSGAVFSLSGPNGSGAVLREPPFVTTTDRVLLTFPQVRSQGTTAVSGSTALVRATTQPQNRRLLERNTTYDDIWVNVTSTHWRAWQTALSSRQQVACPITDPGNSTVHCQLLPAGDPDDPSIPGGSPDVFSLAKTKISVSLTR, encoded by the coding sequence ATGACTCGTAACCGTTCGCTCGCCGCCGACGACCGCAGCGTCAGCGAGGTGGTCGGCTACGTGCTGGTCATCAGCCTCGTGATCACGACGGTCGGGGTCGTCTCGGTCAGCGGGGTATCGGTGCTTCAGGACGCCCGCGAGGCCGAGCAGATCGAGAACGCAAAGCGCGCGTTCGACCTGCTCGCGGACAACATGGGAGACATTTACCGCGAGGGCGCGCCCAGCCGGAGCACGGAGATCCAGCTCGGCAGCGCACAGCTGGTCGCACAGGAAACGACACGGTTCAACGTGAGTTGGTATAACGGGAGTGACCGGGAAAGGGCCTCGCCGCTGTATACCAACTCCGTCATCTACCGTGGTGGGGGCGACCGGCGACTCGTCTACGACAGCGGTGCGGTCTTCTCGTTGTCGGGTCCTAACGGCTCAGGTGCGGTGTTGCGCGAACCACCGTTTGTCACCACCACGGACCGGGTTCTGCTTACGTTTCCGCAGGTGAGGTCACAGGGGACCACTGCCGTGTCGGGTTCGACCGCGCTTGTCCGTGCGACGACTCAACCTCAGAACCGTCGCCTGCTCGAACGGAACACCACGTACGATGACATCTGGGTCAACGTGACTTCGACACACTGGCGTGCGTGGCAGACCGCTTTGAGTAGTCGGCAACAGGTTGCCTGCCCTATCACGGACCCGGGAAACAGTACCGTCCACTGTCAGTTGCTCCCTGCAGGAGACCCGGACGACCCGAGCATCCCCGGAGGAAGTCCAGACGTCTTCTCGCTGGCGAAGACCAAGATATCCGTCTCGCTGACGCGCTAA
- a CDS encoding NAD-dependent epimerase/dehydratase family protein, with amino-acid sequence MTESTESPVRVAVTGAAGYIGSRVVAQLQETHPEWEVTALDNFYRGTVRRVGDVDVEYVDIRQRGDLTDALAGADIVMHLAAVSGVDDCEDNPGRAHEVNVQATNDVAYHCRQTGAAMVFPFSMAVLGDPHEFPITVDHPRDPMNWYGRTKLLSERAIEDFAAGAFPAHLLMISNLYGDHEVGSQRVSKGTVINFFVERALAGETLTVYEPGTQSRNFIHVEDVARSYVHAGERLLDQLEAGETGVEKYEVASDEDPSVESIAELVRDVAVEHGYDPSVELVENPRGGGETLVSDFPVDTTRARERLGWAPERGVEETVRELFERRA; translated from the coding sequence ATGACCGAGTCCACGGAATCACCGGTCCGCGTCGCCGTCACCGGCGCGGCGGGCTACATCGGCAGCCGCGTGGTCGCCCAGTTGCAGGAGACCCATCCGGAGTGGGAGGTGACCGCGCTGGACAACTTCTACCGGGGGACCGTCCGCCGGGTCGGCGACGTCGACGTCGAGTACGTCGACATCCGCCAGCGCGGGGACCTGACCGACGCCCTCGCGGGCGCCGACATCGTGATGCATCTCGCGGCAGTGAGCGGCGTCGACGACTGCGAGGACAACCCCGGGCGCGCCCACGAGGTCAACGTCCAGGCGACCAACGACGTCGCCTATCACTGCCGGCAGACCGGGGCGGCCATGGTCTTTCCCTTCAGCATGGCCGTCCTCGGCGACCCCCACGAGTTCCCGATCACCGTCGACCATCCGCGGGACCCGATGAACTGGTACGGCCGGACCAAGCTGCTCAGCGAGCGCGCCATCGAGGACTTCGCGGCTGGCGCCTTCCCCGCGCACCTGCTGATGATCTCCAACCTCTACGGCGACCACGAGGTCGGCAGCCAGCGCGTCTCGAAGGGGACGGTGATCAACTTCTTCGTCGAGCGCGCGCTCGCGGGCGAGACGCTGACGGTCTACGAGCCGGGCACCCAGTCGCGTAACTTCATCCACGTCGAGGACGTTGCGCGGTCGTACGTTCACGCCGGCGAGCGCCTGCTCGACCAGCTCGAGGCCGGCGAGACCGGCGTCGAGAAGTACGAGGTCGCCAGCGACGAGGACCCGAGCGTCGAGTCCATCGCCGAACTGGTCCGCGACGTGGCGGTCGAACACGGCTACGACCCGTCGGTCGAACTGGTCGAGAACCCCCGCGGCGGCGGGGAGACGCTGGTCAGCGACTTCCCCGTCGACACGACCCGCGCTCGCGAGCGACTCGGCTGGGCGCCCGAGCGGGGCGTCGAGGAGACCGTCCGCGAGCTGTTCGAGCGCCGCGCCTGA
- a CDS encoding 30S ribosomal protein S3ae: MSERSVSRQQQQKQWYDVLAPEQFDRAELGETVADEPDKVLGRTIETTLGDIRNDASENNTKLEFKITEVASDSAYTEFVKHELTRDYLRSLVRRGSSKVEAYITVLTTDDYRVQVQPVALTTKQADASQKKAIRRTMIDLVEEAGAERTFEDLLDSIVEGRLSSAIYNEAKTVYPLRRVEVAKATLEARPEEVAAEEETSVDVEE, encoded by the coding sequence ATGAGCGAACGATCAGTATCCCGACAGCAGCAACAGAAGCAGTGGTACGACGTGCTCGCCCCGGAGCAGTTCGACCGGGCCGAGCTCGGCGAGACAGTCGCGGACGAGCCGGACAAGGTGCTCGGGCGGACCATCGAGACCACCCTCGGCGACATCCGCAACGACGCCAGCGAGAACAACACCAAACTGGAGTTCAAGATCACGGAGGTGGCCAGCGACAGCGCCTACACGGAGTTCGTCAAACACGAACTCACCCGGGACTACCTGCGCAGCCTGGTGCGGCGGGGCTCCTCGAAGGTCGAGGCCTACATCACGGTGCTGACGACCGACGACTACCGCGTCCAGGTCCAGCCCGTCGCGCTCACGACAAAGCAGGCCGACGCCTCCCAGAAGAAGGCGATCCGCCGGACGATGATCGACCTCGTCGAGGAGGCCGGCGCCGAGCGCACCTTCGAGGACCTGCTCGACAGCATCGTCGAGGGACGGCTGTCCTCGGCCATCTACAACGAGGCGAAGACGGTCTACCCGCTGCGCCGCGTCGAGGTGGCGAAGGCGACGCTCGAGGCCCGGCCGGAGGAGGTCGCTGCCGAGGAGGAGACCAGCGTCGACGTCGAGGAGTAG
- a CDS encoding DUF7289 family protein yields the protein MRSLPAGSGAREGGRGQSSVIGVVLILALVIASMTVIATVGGLALLDTEDELSVSRAEKVMTQFDSQSALVALGETNARQTQLASGNAGEYTLDEDAGWMRISIRNTSANATGEPTKILNSSSLGAMVYETDGVRIAYQGGGVWKKGEGEAVMVSPPEFHYRGQTLTLPVVNVTGDDQVSGKVNVRQGGISQEYPNETFVNPVPAEREVVVTVKSEYYRGWGTYFERRTDGNVSYDDANQTAAITLTVPIEESFDNAVATTDNNGINMSGNSQIDGPTETGVSNPSASGRIETRIDTYDDGACGTFSNCTKLVDGNASTIDNGVKYVDGDISFGSSTVFDTYDGDIDIVVNGSVTFDGSGGPGTEDHEINASGDVTIYAKGDLNINGNAGVNTNGSPSDLLTLLHSDADIAAASGTPQYTGAIYAPNSKFEINGGGACGASGGGPPEGVGPPENGGPPGEEDGSEDDDDDSGNSKCDGNVVGPVVVEKADLQGNAKIKYDGNVDFRVKFEEPAAITYLHVSETKITVSDG from the coding sequence ATGCGGAGTTTACCAGCCGGATCCGGCGCACGCGAGGGGGGGCGCGGGCAGTCGTCGGTCATCGGCGTGGTGCTCATCCTCGCGCTGGTCATCGCGAGCATGACCGTCATCGCGACCGTCGGCGGGCTCGCGCTGCTGGACACCGAGGACGAGCTCTCGGTCTCGCGGGCGGAGAAGGTGATGACCCAGTTCGACTCCCAGAGTGCGCTGGTCGCGCTGGGCGAGACCAACGCCCGCCAGACACAGCTCGCCTCGGGCAACGCCGGCGAGTACACCCTCGACGAGGACGCCGGCTGGATGCGGATCTCGATCAGGAATACGAGCGCGAACGCGACGGGCGAGCCGACGAAGATACTAAACAGCAGTTCGCTGGGCGCAATGGTCTACGAGACTGATGGGGTCCGGATCGCATACCAGGGCGGCGGCGTCTGGAAGAAGGGCGAGGGCGAAGCGGTCATGGTATCGCCGCCGGAGTTCCACTACCGGGGCCAGACGCTCACGCTACCGGTAGTCAACGTGACCGGCGACGACCAGGTGAGCGGAAAGGTGAACGTCCGACAGGGAGGGATCTCGCAGGAATATCCGAACGAGACGTTCGTCAATCCCGTTCCGGCGGAGCGGGAAGTCGTCGTGACGGTCAAAAGTGAGTACTACCGTGGCTGGGGCACGTACTTCGAACGGCGGACGGACGGCAACGTCAGCTACGACGACGCGAACCAGACGGCAGCGATCACGCTGACGGTCCCGATCGAGGAGAGTTTCGATAACGCGGTCGCAACGACCGACAACAACGGTATAAACATGAGCGGCAATTCGCAGATCGATGGACCGACCGAGACGGGCGTCAGTAACCCCTCGGCAAGCGGTCGCATCGAGACGCGGATCGATACTTACGATGACGGCGCGTGCGGAACGTTCAGCAACTGCACGAAGCTCGTTGACGGAAACGCGAGCACCATCGACAACGGGGTCAAGTACGTCGACGGCGACATCTCGTTCGGGAGTAGTACAGTCTTCGACACCTACGACGGCGACATCGACATCGTCGTCAACGGAAGCGTTACGTTCGACGGAAGTGGTGGACCAGGCACCGAAGACCACGAAATCAATGCGAGCGGGGACGTAACTATCTACGCCAAGGGCGACTTGAACATCAACGGGAATGCAGGAGTCAACACCAACGGCAGCCCAAGCGACCTACTCACCCTTCTGCACTCTGATGCCGACATTGCTGCTGCGTCGGGGACACCGCAGTATACTGGGGCGATCTACGCGCCGAACAGTAAATTCGAGATCAACGGCGGTGGCGCCTGCGGAGCAAGCGGAGGCGGCCCACCGGAGGGGGTCGGTCCACCGGAGAACGGCGGTCCGCCGGGCGAGGAAGATGGTAGCGAAGATGACGACGATGATAGCGGCAACAGCAAGTGTGACGGGAATGTCGTCGGTCCTGTGGTTGTCGAAAAAGCAGACCTCCAGGGTAATGCGAAAATCAAGTACGACGGAAATGTCGATTTCCGCGTGAAGTTCGAGGAGCCGGCGGCGATCACGTACCTACACGTCTCCGAAACGAAAATAACGGTCAGTGACGGTTAG
- a CDS encoding DUF7266 family protein, whose protein sequence is MIEDERAASITLNYVLAIAISAVLVTGLLIAGGNFVEGEQESVVRNELSVVGQRLAADVERVDRMAAAGDGVTTARINRSIPTAAVGERYQVELEAAQEPTLVLTADGADVSVSIPISNRTDLADSTVGSGSVAVVYDSDTEEIRLDDS, encoded by the coding sequence ATGATTGAGGACGAGCGGGCGGCCTCGATCACCCTGAACTACGTGCTGGCGATCGCCATCTCGGCGGTGCTCGTGACGGGGCTGTTGATCGCCGGCGGGAACTTCGTCGAGGGCGAACAGGAGAGCGTCGTCCGGAACGAACTCTCCGTGGTCGGCCAGCGACTCGCGGCCGACGTCGAGCGCGTCGACCGGATGGCCGCCGCCGGCGACGGCGTAACGACTGCCCGGATCAACCGTTCTATCCCTACTGCCGCGGTCGGTGAGCGCTACCAGGTCGAACTCGAGGCCGCACAGGAACCGACGCTGGTGTTGACCGCCGACGGGGCGGACGTCTCGGTCTCGATCCCGATATCGAACCGAACAGACCTCGCCGACTCGACGGTCGGGAGCGGCTCGGTGGCGGTGGTCTACGATTCCGATACGGAGGAAATTAGACTCGATGACTCGTAA
- a CDS encoding antitoxin VapB family protein, whose translation MSKNISISDEVYRKLKQEKGDRSFSEVIEDRIESGGTLADVAGQGIFDADTYERMKDDIGELSEGTVERVEDETR comes from the coding sequence ATGAGCAAGAACATCTCCATCTCCGACGAGGTGTACCGGAAGCTGAAACAGGAAAAAGGTGACCGCAGTTTCAGCGAGGTCATCGAAGACCGGATCGAGAGCGGTGGAACACTCGCCGACGTGGCCGGTCAGGGTATCTTCGACGCTGACACGTACGAGCGGATGAAAGACGATATCGGGGAACTGAGCGAGGGAACGGTAGAGCGAGTCGAGGATGAAACTCGTTGA
- a CDS encoding NAD-dependent epimerase/dehydratase family protein, with product MDVLVTGACGYIGSRLLGCLQDAPDVDRVVALDDLSSGSPRAFLDLLNGDLDFHRADVREYGDVESAMRGVDRVVHLAAITGAASTHDRREETFATNLEGTENVLRAAGKLDVEHVVFASSCNVYGRAVSTDLDETVDPDPINPYAESKLRAEEVLAEYCEEHGMSGTALRMSTNYGYAPGVRFNLVVNYFVFRALTGRPLTVYGDGSNWRPFIHVADAARAYAHALRNPDDWQQRVYNVGANGQNYRISEVADVVREAVGDVDITYLEDEHPGPSYHVDFDRLGETGFAPEWTLEAGVRDLAERFRKGD from the coding sequence ATGGACGTCCTGGTCACCGGGGCCTGCGGGTACATCGGCAGCCGCCTGCTCGGGTGCCTGCAGGACGCCCCCGACGTCGACCGCGTCGTCGCGCTGGACGACCTCTCCTCGGGGTCGCCGCGGGCCTTCCTTGACTTGCTGAACGGCGACCTGGACTTCCACCGCGCGGACGTCCGGGAGTACGGCGACGTCGAGAGCGCGATGCGGGGGGTCGACCGGGTGGTCCACCTGGCGGCCATCACCGGCGCGGCGAGCACCCACGACCGCCGCGAGGAGACCTTCGCGACCAACCTCGAGGGCACCGAGAACGTGCTCCGGGCGGCGGGCAAACTGGATGTCGAGCACGTCGTCTTCGCCTCCTCGTGTAACGTCTACGGCCGGGCAGTCAGCACCGACCTGGACGAGACCGTCGACCCGGACCCGATCAACCCCTACGCCGAGTCGAAACTGCGCGCCGAGGAGGTGCTCGCGGAGTACTGCGAGGAGCACGGCATGTCCGGCACCGCCCTCCGGATGAGCACCAACTACGGCTACGCGCCGGGGGTGCGGTTCAACCTCGTGGTCAACTACTTCGTCTTCCGGGCGCTGACCGGCCGGCCGCTGACGGTCTACGGCGACGGCTCGAACTGGCGCCCCTTCATCCACGTGGCCGACGCCGCCCGCGCCTACGCCCACGCCCTCCGCAACCCCGACGACTGGCAACAGCGGGTCTACAACGTCGGTGCCAACGGGCAAAACTACCGCATCTCGGAGGTGGCCGACGTCGTCCGCGAGGCCGTCGGGGATGTCGACATCACCTACCTGGAGGACGAACACCCGGGCCCCTCGTACCACGTCGACTTCGACCGGCTCGGGGAGACCGGCTTCGCCCCCGAGTGGACGCTGGAGGCGGGCGTCCGGGACCTGGCCGAGCGGTTCAGGAAAGGCGACTGA
- a CDS encoding DUF7288 family protein, whose protein sequence is MRRLPPRESAGGGDRGQAHTLEAVIGALLLLTSVLFALQSTAVTPLSASTSSQHIENQQQERAQGLLAAAAENGTLKPAVLYWNPDVGENGRFHGTDGDNRYYEGTRPNVTFAQMLNRTFTSQGIAYNVNFEYRTQSGTDTQRFIYNGVPSDNAVSASWTTVLDDSDHLYTAQGKPDSNARIGDDNTDFYIPDTYDSDLYNVVRVEVVVWRV, encoded by the coding sequence ATGCGCCGACTCCCGCCCCGTGAATCCGCCGGTGGCGGCGACCGCGGGCAGGCCCACACCCTGGAGGCGGTCATCGGCGCACTCCTGCTGTTGACGAGCGTGCTCTTCGCGCTGCAGTCGACGGCCGTGACGCCCCTCTCGGCGAGCACCTCCAGCCAGCACATCGAGAACCAGCAACAGGAGCGCGCACAGGGACTGCTCGCGGCGGCCGCCGAGAACGGGACACTCAAGCCGGCGGTGCTGTACTGGAACCCGGATGTGGGTGAGAACGGAAGATTCCACGGTACGGACGGCGACAACCGCTATTACGAGGGGACGCGCCCGAATGTCACCTTCGCGCAGATGCTGAACCGGACGTTCACCTCCCAGGGCATCGCCTACAACGTCAACTTCGAGTACAGAACGCAAAGCGGGACCGACACACAGCGGTTCATCTACAACGGAGTCCCCTCCGACAATGCGGTCTCGGCATCGTGGACGACGGTGCTTGACGACAGCGACCACCTCTACACTGCTCAGGGCAAGCCGGACAGCAACGCCCGGATCGGTGACGACAACACCGACTTCTACATCCCCGACACCTACGATTCGGATCTGTATAACGTCGTTCGCGTGGAGGTGGTCGTGTGGCGGGTCTGA